In Gossypium hirsutum isolate 1008001.06 chromosome D06, Gossypium_hirsutum_v2.1, whole genome shotgun sequence, one genomic interval encodes:
- the LOC107938326 gene encoding LIM domain-containing protein WLIM1 isoform X2 — translation MAFAGTTQKCMACDKTVYLVDKLTADNRVYHKACFRCHHCKGTLKLGNYNSFEGVLYCRPHFDQLFKRTGSLEKSFEGTPKIAKPEKPVDGEVTVNGTPYHKSCFKCTHGGCVISPSNYIAHEGRLYCKHHHGQLIKEKGNLSQLEGDREKDGTEVAAES, via the exons ATGGCATTTGCAGGAACAACCCAGAAATGTATGGCTTGTGACAAAACTGTGTATTTGGTCGATAAATTAACAGCTGATAACAGGGTTTATCACAAGGCTTGTTTTAGGTGCCATCACTGCAAAGGTACTTTGAAG CTTGGCAACTACAATTCCTTTGAAGGAGTCTTGTATTGCAGGCCTCATTTTGATCAACTTTTCAAAAGAACTGGTAGTCTTGAGAAAAGTTTTGAAG GTACACCAAAGATTGCAAAGCCAGAAAAACCAGTTGATGGTGAG GTTACAGTGAATGGTACCCCTTACCACAAGAGTTGTTTCAAATGCACACATGGAGGATGTGTTATAAGCCCTTCAAATTATATAGCACATGAAGGTAGACTTTACTGCAAGCACCACCATGGTCAACTCATTAAGGAAAAAGGGAACTTAAGCCAGCTCGAAGGCGATCGCGAGAAGGATGGAACTGAAGTTGCTGCTGAATCTTAA
- the LOC107938325 gene encoding translation initiation factor IF-2: MIKTLNPYSAKTAEIMSRYRPIAPKPEVLPENSIDESSAMSQKMRQSPYLRNLWPQLQARPSRNRKRGRGTGLSPPPPTKTALKRARTQYFLGLSPPPPPPPPPPSSTTSLVTLPLLPCLKVAAHEIPEEKDFLKQLQGLPVLPTSSLITPQPIRPVGSTIIVGCINEAPAPAAPLQAPKKPEEVEDDIESESMPTIISDSNNKVRLANSAYKAMVGQPECPWLDSMVKGSECKRICGEVMLNLSNSRVPVKSKGFSCWVRIEWGNEGNNNNNKGSITAFCDVVRLSCQSKDYLFTWRFHIPTIGKTS, translated from the coding sequence ATGATCAAGACCTTGAATCCTTATTCAGCTAAAACAGCTGAAATTATGTCTAGGTACCGTCCTATAGCTCCTAAACCTGAAGTGTTACCTGAAAACTCCATTGATGAAAGCTCAGCTATGTCTCAAAAGATGAGACAGTCACCTTATTTGAGGAATTTATGGCCTCAGTTACAAGCTCGACCTAGTAGGAATAGAAAGAGAGGGAGAGGTACTGGCTTATCACCACCACCGCCAACAAAAACAGCATTGAAAAGAGCAAGAACCCAATATTTCTTAGGGCTTTCTCCACcaccgccgccgccgccgccacCACCATCATCAACAacaagtttggtcacactccctCTTCTTCCATGTTTAAAGGTGGCTGCTCATGAAATACCGGAAGAGAAGGATTTTTTGAAGCAGCTCCAAGGTCTTCCTGTTCTTCCCACTAGTAGTCTTATAACACCTCAGCCAATTAGACCAGTGGGTTCAACCATCATTGTTGGGTGCATTAATGAAGCACCAGCACCAGCAGCACCATTGCAAGCCCCTAAGAAACCAGAGGAGGTTGAAGATGATATAGAATCTGAGTCCATGCCAACAATTATATCTGATTCCAACAACAAAGTCAGGCTAGCAAACTCAGCTTACAAAGCCATGGTGGGTCAACCTGAATGTCCCTGGCTTGATTCCATGGTGAAAGGCAGTGAATGCAAGAGAATCTGTGGGGAAGTGATGCTTAATCTATCTAATTCAAGGGTGCCTGTTAAATCAAAAGGGTTCTCTTGTTGGGTGAGGATTGAATGGGGAAATGAAGGgaacaataacaacaacaaagGGTCGATCACAGCTTTTTGTGATGTAGTGAGATTATCTTGCCAGTCAAAAGACTATCTCTTCACATGGAGGTTCCATATACCCACCATAGGGAAAACATCTTAG
- the LOC107938326 gene encoding LIM domain-containing protein WLIM1 isoform X1: MAFAGTTQKCMACDKTVYLVDKLTADNRVYHKACFRCHHCKGTLKLGNYNSFEGVLYCRPHFDQLFKRTGSLEKSFEGTPKIAKPEKPVDGEKPIATKVSGMFGGTRDKCFGCKNTVYPTERVTVNGTPYHKSCFKCTHGGCVISPSNYIAHEGRLYCKHHHGQLIKEKGNLSQLEGDREKDGTEVAAES; the protein is encoded by the exons ATGGCATTTGCAGGAACAACCCAGAAATGTATGGCTTGTGACAAAACTGTGTATTTGGTCGATAAATTAACAGCTGATAACAGGGTTTATCACAAGGCTTGTTTTAGGTGCCATCACTGCAAAGGTACTTTGAAG CTTGGCAACTACAATTCCTTTGAAGGAGTCTTGTATTGCAGGCCTCATTTTGATCAACTTTTCAAAAGAACTGGTAGTCTTGAGAAAAGTTTTGAAG GTACACCAAAGATTGCAAAGCCAGAAAAACCAGTTGATGGTGAG AAACCAATAGCTACTAAAGTATCAGGCATGTTTGGTGGAACAAGagataaatgttttggttgtaaaaaCACAGTGTATCCAACTGAGAGG GTTACAGTGAATGGTACCCCTTACCACAAGAGTTGTTTCAAATGCACACATGGAGGATGTGTTATAAGCCCTTCAAATTATATAGCACATGAAGGTAGACTTTACTGCAAGCACCACCATGGTCAACTCATTAAGGAAAAAGGGAACTTAAGCCAGCTCGAAGGCGATCGCGAGAAGGATGGAACTGAAGTTGCTGCTGAATCTTAA